From a single Nicotiana tabacum cultivar K326 chromosome 8, ASM71507v2, whole genome shotgun sequence genomic region:
- the LOC107761699 gene encoding putative beta-1,3-galactosyltransferase 2 isoform X1, with product MSLKSRGVAERTSRSVVSQKWSLLLCLGSFCAGMLFTTRMWIIPEIKSGIARTTTVEAEKLKLVSEGCITKFQKHVKLVSKDIFGKVSKTHHAIQTLDKTISNLEMDLAAAKAAQESILSGAPISEEIKKDDSTRKRKYFMVVGINTAFSSRKRRDSVRATWMPQGEKRRKLEEEKGIIIRFVIGHGATVGGILDRAIEAEDKKHGDFLRLDHIEGYLELSAKTKTYFATAVNLWDAEYYIKVDDDVHVNIATLGETLARHRKKPRIYIGCMKSGPVLSRKGVRYHEPEYWKFGDKYFRHATGQIYAISKDLATYISVNQHVLHKYTNEDVSLGAWFIGLDVQHIDDRRLCCGTPPDCEWKAQAGNICVASFDWTCSGICRSVDRIKEVHRRCGEGENALWKAAF from the exons ATGTCTTTGAAGAGCAGAGGAGTAGCAGAAAGAACTTCAAGAAGTGTAGTATCTCAAAAATGGAGTCTTTTACTTTGTCTTGGTAGTTTTTGTGCTGGAATGCTCTTTACAACCAG AATGTGGATCATTCCTGAAATAAAAAGTGGTATTGCAAGAACAACCACAGTTGAAGCTGAAAAATTGAAGTTAGTTTCAGAAGGATGCATTACCAAATTT CAGAAACATGTAAAGCTGGTATCTAAAGATATTTTTGGGAAGGTTTCTAAGACACATCATGCTATTCA GACATTAGACAAAACCATTTCAAATTTGGAGATGGATTTGGCTGCAGCAAAGGCAGCACAGGAGTCGATTCTTAGCGGCGCTCCAATATcagaagagataaaaaaggatgattcaacaagaaaaagaaaatattttatggtGGTAGGAATAAATACTGCATTTAGTAGCAGAAAAAGAAGGGATTCAGTTCGCGCTACATGGATGCCACAAG GCGAAAAAAGGAGGAAGCTAGAAGAAGAGAAAGGAATAATCATTCGCTTCGTCATTGGTCATGG TGCCACAGTAGGGGGAATATTAGACAGAGCTATTGAAGCTGAGGACAAGAAACATGGTGATTTCTTGAGGCTG GATCATATTGAGGGTTATCTTGAATTGTCAGCCAAAACAAAGACTTATTTTGCCACTGCTGTTAACTTGTGGGATGCAGAGTATTACATAAAAGTTGATGATGATGTTCATGTCAATATAG CTACATTAGGGGAAACATTAGCAAGGCATCGCAAGAAACCACGTATATATATCGGGTGCATGAAATCTGGTCCTGTCCTCTCGCGGAA GGGTGTAAGATACCATGAACCAGAATATTGGAAATTCGGAGATAAGTATTTTCGTCATGCTACTGGACAAATATATGCCATTTCAAAAGACTTGGCTACTTATATATCAGTAAACCA GCATGTACTTCATAAGTATACCAATGAGGATGTGTCATTGGGAGCTTGGTTTATTGGACTTGATGTGCAGCATATCGATGATCGCAGATTGTGTTGTGGAACTCCACCTG ACTGTGAATGGAAGGCACAAGCAGGCAACATCTGTGTAGCATCATTTGACTGGACATGCAGTGGGATATGCAGGTCTGTTGACAGGATAAAAGAGGTCCATCGCCGTTGTGGCGAGGGAGAGAATGCACTATGGAAAGCTGCATTCTGA
- the LOC107761699 gene encoding putative beta-1,3-galactosyltransferase 2 isoform X2 has translation MSLKSRGVAERTSRSVVSQKWSLLLCLGSFCAGMLFTTRMWIIPEIKSGIARTTTVEAEKLKLVSEGCITKFKHVKLVSKDIFGKVSKTHHAIQTLDKTISNLEMDLAAAKAAQESILSGAPISEEIKKDDSTRKRKYFMVVGINTAFSSRKRRDSVRATWMPQGEKRRKLEEEKGIIIRFVIGHGATVGGILDRAIEAEDKKHGDFLRLDHIEGYLELSAKTKTYFATAVNLWDAEYYIKVDDDVHVNIATLGETLARHRKKPRIYIGCMKSGPVLSRKGVRYHEPEYWKFGDKYFRHATGQIYAISKDLATYISVNQHVLHKYTNEDVSLGAWFIGLDVQHIDDRRLCCGTPPDCEWKAQAGNICVASFDWTCSGICRSVDRIKEVHRRCGEGENALWKAAF, from the exons ATGTCTTTGAAGAGCAGAGGAGTAGCAGAAAGAACTTCAAGAAGTGTAGTATCTCAAAAATGGAGTCTTTTACTTTGTCTTGGTAGTTTTTGTGCTGGAATGCTCTTTACAACCAG AATGTGGATCATTCCTGAAATAAAAAGTGGTATTGCAAGAACAACCACAGTTGAAGCTGAAAAATTGAAGTTAGTTTCAGAAGGATGCATTACCAAATTT AAACATGTAAAGCTGGTATCTAAAGATATTTTTGGGAAGGTTTCTAAGACACATCATGCTATTCA GACATTAGACAAAACCATTTCAAATTTGGAGATGGATTTGGCTGCAGCAAAGGCAGCACAGGAGTCGATTCTTAGCGGCGCTCCAATATcagaagagataaaaaaggatgattcaacaagaaaaagaaaatattttatggtGGTAGGAATAAATACTGCATTTAGTAGCAGAAAAAGAAGGGATTCAGTTCGCGCTACATGGATGCCACAAG GCGAAAAAAGGAGGAAGCTAGAAGAAGAGAAAGGAATAATCATTCGCTTCGTCATTGGTCATGG TGCCACAGTAGGGGGAATATTAGACAGAGCTATTGAAGCTGAGGACAAGAAACATGGTGATTTCTTGAGGCTG GATCATATTGAGGGTTATCTTGAATTGTCAGCCAAAACAAAGACTTATTTTGCCACTGCTGTTAACTTGTGGGATGCAGAGTATTACATAAAAGTTGATGATGATGTTCATGTCAATATAG CTACATTAGGGGAAACATTAGCAAGGCATCGCAAGAAACCACGTATATATATCGGGTGCATGAAATCTGGTCCTGTCCTCTCGCGGAA GGGTGTAAGATACCATGAACCAGAATATTGGAAATTCGGAGATAAGTATTTTCGTCATGCTACTGGACAAATATATGCCATTTCAAAAGACTTGGCTACTTATATATCAGTAAACCA GCATGTACTTCATAAGTATACCAATGAGGATGTGTCATTGGGAGCTTGGTTTATTGGACTTGATGTGCAGCATATCGATGATCGCAGATTGTGTTGTGGAACTCCACCTG ACTGTGAATGGAAGGCACAAGCAGGCAACATCTGTGTAGCATCATTTGACTGGACATGCAGTGGGATATGCAGGTCTGTTGACAGGATAAAAGAGGTCCATCGCCGTTGTGGCGAGGGAGAGAATGCACTATGGAAAGCTGCATTCTGA